Proteins from a genomic interval of Nerophis lumbriciformis linkage group LG01, RoL_Nlum_v2.1, whole genome shotgun sequence:
- the LOC133615570 gene encoding uncharacterized protein isoform X3 has protein sequence MCKFQESWLSKEIYKEWLLRDAQDIHFARCKACCKSIKLQTMGEAALTSHAGGLGHKAAVRKLVEAGNLRIVNVTGHIHDGVSQAEDNKEHVAVYRQHHNFDRVADNLHQSPTENARTSQNAELQEASFPTAYFTVTGTPGFLSQRLVPSAGSRSHGAERHLLEHQKRADALEQQQQMRLLEWESRMKVLAWEQELVREKTRAARQKEKAFRMKKNYYKAKLKRMGEYVPPSSPESSDNDNVERGPDLMRA, from the exons ATG TGCAAGTTCCAAGAATCCTGGCTCTCCAAGGAGATCTATAAAGAGTGGCTGCTCAGGGACGCCCAGGACATCCACTTCGCCCGATGCAAGGCGTGCTGTAAATCCATTAAACTTCAGACTATGGGCGAGGCTGCCCTCACCAGCCACGCAGGGGGACTTGGCCACAAAGCGGCGGTGCGCAAGCTTGTGGAAG CAGGCAACTTGAGGATAGTGAACGTCACCGGGCATATTCATGACGGCGTGAGTCAG GCTGAAGACAACAAGGAGCACGTGGCCGTCTACCGGCAGCATCACAACTTTGACAGAGTAGCAGACAATTTGCACCAGAGCCCCACGGAAAACGCCAGAACTTCCCAGAATGCCGAGCTGCAGGAGGCCTCTTTTCCCACCGCCTATTTCACAGTGACAG GCACCCCCGGCTTCCTCAGCCAGCGTCTGGTGCCATCGGCGGGCAGCAGGTCACACGGTGCAGAGCGCCACCTCCTGGAGCACCAGAAGAGGGCAGACgccctggagcagcagcagcagatgaGGCTGCTGGAGTGGGAGAGCAGGATGAAGGTGCTGGCGTGGGAGCAGGAGCTGGTCAGGGAAAAGACACGAGCCGCTCGCCAAAAGGAGAAAGCCTTCAGGATGAAGAAAAACTACTACAAGGCCAAGCTAAAGAGAATGGGAGAGTACGTGCCGCCATCTTCTCCAGAAAGCAGTGACAATGACAATGTGGAGAGAGGTCCCGATCTAATGAGAGCCTAA
- the LOC133615570 gene encoding uncharacterized protein isoform X1 has translation MPGKCKFQESWLSKEIYKEWLLRDAQDIHFARCKACCKSIKLQTMGEAALTSHAGGLGHKAAVRKLVEAGNLRIVNVTGHIHDGVSQAEDNKEHVAVYRQHHNFDRVADNLHQSPTENARTSQNAELQEASFPTAYFTVTGTPGFLSQRLVPSAGSRSHGAERHLLEHQKRADALEQQQQMRLLEWESRMKVLAWEQELVREKTRAARQKEKAFRMKKNYYKAKLKRMGEYVPPSSPESSDNDNVERGPDLMRA, from the exons ATGCCCGGGAAGTGCAAGTTCCAAGAATCCTGGCTCTCCAAGGAGATCTATAAAGAGTGGCTGCTCAGGGACGCCCAGGACATCCACTTCGCCCGATGCAAGGCGTGCTGTAAATCCATTAAACTTCAGACTATGGGCGAGGCTGCCCTCACCAGCCACGCAGGGGGACTTGGCCACAAAGCGGCGGTGCGCAAGCTTGTGGAAG CAGGCAACTTGAGGATAGTGAACGTCACCGGGCATATTCATGACGGCGTGAGTCAG GCTGAAGACAACAAGGAGCACGTGGCCGTCTACCGGCAGCATCACAACTTTGACAGAGTAGCAGACAATTTGCACCAGAGCCCCACGGAAAACGCCAGAACTTCCCAGAATGCCGAGCTGCAGGAGGCCTCTTTTCCCACCGCCTATTTCACAGTGACAG GCACCCCCGGCTTCCTCAGCCAGCGTCTGGTGCCATCGGCGGGCAGCAGGTCACACGGTGCAGAGCGCCACCTCCTGGAGCACCAGAAGAGGGCAGACgccctggagcagcagcagcagatgaGGCTGCTGGAGTGGGAGAGCAGGATGAAGGTGCTGGCGTGGGAGCAGGAGCTGGTCAGGGAAAAGACACGAGCCGCTCGCCAAAAGGAGAAAGCCTTCAGGATGAAGAAAAACTACTACAAGGCCAAGCTAAAGAGAATGGGAGAGTACGTGCCGCCATCTTCTCCAGAAAGCAGTGACAATGACAATGTGGAGAGAGGTCCCGATCTAATGAGAGCCTAA
- the LOC133615570 gene encoding uncharacterized protein isoform X2 has product MPGKCKFQESWLSKEIYKEWLLRDAQDIHFARCKACCKSIKLQTMGEAALTSHAGGLGHKAAVRKLVEGNLRIVNVTGHIHDGVSQAEDNKEHVAVYRQHHNFDRVADNLHQSPTENARTSQNAELQEASFPTAYFTVTGTPGFLSQRLVPSAGSRSHGAERHLLEHQKRADALEQQQQMRLLEWESRMKVLAWEQELVREKTRAARQKEKAFRMKKNYYKAKLKRMGEYVPPSSPESSDNDNVERGPDLMRA; this is encoded by the exons ATGCCCGGGAAGTGCAAGTTCCAAGAATCCTGGCTCTCCAAGGAGATCTATAAAGAGTGGCTGCTCAGGGACGCCCAGGACATCCACTTCGCCCGATGCAAGGCGTGCTGTAAATCCATTAAACTTCAGACTATGGGCGAGGCTGCCCTCACCAGCCACGCAGGGGGACTTGGCCACAAAGCGGCGGTGCGCAAGCTTGTGGAAG GCAACTTGAGGATAGTGAACGTCACCGGGCATATTCATGACGGCGTGAGTCAG GCTGAAGACAACAAGGAGCACGTGGCCGTCTACCGGCAGCATCACAACTTTGACAGAGTAGCAGACAATTTGCACCAGAGCCCCACGGAAAACGCCAGAACTTCCCAGAATGCCGAGCTGCAGGAGGCCTCTTTTCCCACCGCCTATTTCACAGTGACAG GCACCCCCGGCTTCCTCAGCCAGCGTCTGGTGCCATCGGCGGGCAGCAGGTCACACGGTGCAGAGCGCCACCTCCTGGAGCACCAGAAGAGGGCAGACgccctggagcagcagcagcagatgaGGCTGCTGGAGTGGGAGAGCAGGATGAAGGTGCTGGCGTGGGAGCAGGAGCTGGTCAGGGAAAAGACACGAGCCGCTCGCCAAAAGGAGAAAGCCTTCAGGATGAAGAAAAACTACTACAAGGCCAAGCTAAAGAGAATGGGAGAGTACGTGCCGCCATCTTCTCCAGAAAGCAGTGACAATGACAATGTGGAGAGAGGTCCCGATCTAATGAGAGCCTAA